The following proteins are co-located in the Haloplanus sp. HW8-1 genome:
- a CDS encoding N,N-dimethylformamidase beta subunit family domain-containing protein: MTEATELESTFSEREVVGYCDEWSVAPGETLPFRVSCEPDRFRADIVELTRTNQSVADPRSETLVTETHVSGMYEGTVRTIESGSHVVVPHDPALQFKETFTLQVLVCPTHLGAGKDGLLTKWNSTTERGYGLFVNGEGCLVAQVSLEDGRIERARVDAPLSEDDWYFVSMSVDTDGGRLTLSCEQLITGHESVTPDQKRNHRTQTSIPTGTVACSETPLVMAGYVHEGGVDTPSVDGHFTGKIESPRVLDEAIDAFDGATPNPEVPARSTESTVAVWDFTANVTEDGFTSVETVVDTGPHGLDGYAVNLPARAVPGHNWTGESVDFTSAPEEYGAIRFHEDDMTDADWESDFTFQVPEDFDSGAYAARLMTPHDEYFVQFFVKSRLGEATAPIAVYLPTNTYLAYANDHFQTVDANQDFGGETFSGMVPVLNEDDLFLSSHREYGLSVYDTHVDGSGSMFSSRCRPLINIAPSFESDSGPSKTVSQLGINVDLYLLEWLETKRFEYDVVTDDDIHKHGEEILNPYRVVVSGHHPEYPTGRIMTSIEQYQRQGGRFMYLGGNGFYWVTGYHSKKPIIEVRRGEVGEQAWIPEPGERYHEFTGKKGGLWTKRGWAPQKLVGVGFSGQYEINGRPYYRLPDSYRREVSFIFQGIDSDTIDTSERDGGGEPTGPASGEVDRYDTALGSPEDAYVLAASIGHSKNCHRVIEELQCNVPYRDGRTDPEVRADIVYYRTPEDGGVFSVGSMAWIESLLVDGTDNSVSQITENVLREFMSDGSLPTESNP; the protein is encoded by the coding sequence ATGACAGAAGCCACTGAACTAGAGTCAACGTTCTCCGAGCGGGAAGTCGTCGGGTACTGCGACGAGTGGAGTGTCGCCCCGGGTGAAACACTTCCTTTCAGAGTGAGTTGTGAGCCGGACAGATTCCGTGCCGATATCGTGGAACTCACCCGCACCAACCAAAGTGTCGCCGACCCTCGCTCCGAGACACTCGTCACCGAGACCCACGTGAGTGGAATGTACGAAGGGACCGTTCGAACTATCGAATCCGGCTCTCACGTCGTCGTTCCACATGATCCCGCATTGCAGTTCAAGGAAACGTTCACCCTACAGGTACTGGTTTGTCCAACACACCTCGGGGCGGGAAAAGACGGACTGTTGACAAAGTGGAACAGCACGACGGAGAGAGGATACGGTCTGTTCGTCAACGGGGAGGGTTGCTTGGTCGCACAGGTGTCGCTCGAAGACGGGCGTATTGAGCGCGCTCGCGTTGACGCCCCTCTGTCCGAAGACGACTGGTATTTCGTGTCGATGTCCGTCGATACGGACGGGGGTCGGTTGACGCTGTCGTGCGAGCAATTGATTACGGGACACGAGTCAGTAACTCCCGACCAAAAGCGGAATCATCGGACGCAAACATCCATTCCAACTGGGACAGTTGCCTGTTCTGAGACGCCCCTCGTCATGGCTGGCTACGTCCATGAGGGCGGTGTAGACACGCCCAGCGTTGACGGGCATTTCACGGGGAAAATAGAATCCCCACGTGTGCTGGACGAGGCGATAGACGCGTTTGATGGAGCGACCCCCAATCCCGAAGTCCCCGCTCGCTCTACGGAATCGACGGTAGCAGTCTGGGACTTTACTGCCAACGTTACTGAAGACGGGTTCACTTCGGTAGAAACAGTCGTAGACACAGGACCCCACGGTCTCGACGGATATGCAGTCAATCTGCCAGCACGCGCAGTACCGGGCCACAACTGGACAGGGGAGTCTGTCGACTTTACGTCGGCACCCGAAGAGTACGGCGCGATCCGGTTTCACGAAGACGATATGACCGACGCTGATTGGGAGAGTGACTTCACGTTTCAGGTCCCGGAGGACTTCGACAGCGGCGCCTACGCCGCCCGTCTGATGACGCCACACGACGAGTATTTCGTGCAGTTTTTTGTCAAATCCCGTCTCGGAGAAGCAACTGCACCCATCGCAGTGTACCTGCCTACCAACACGTACCTTGCATACGCGAATGACCACTTCCAAACCGTAGACGCGAACCAAGACTTCGGAGGCGAGACGTTTTCGGGGATGGTGCCCGTACTGAACGAGGATGATCTATTTTTGAGTTCCCACCGGGAGTACGGCCTGTCTGTTTATGACACACATGTCGACGGTAGCGGATCAATGTTTTCGTCTCGCTGTCGACCGTTGATCAACATCGCACCGTCGTTCGAAAGCGATTCCGGTCCCAGCAAGACAGTCTCTCAACTGGGTATCAACGTCGATTTGTATCTGCTGGAGTGGCTCGAAACGAAACGTTTCGAGTACGACGTGGTTACCGACGACGACATCCACAAACACGGAGAGGAAATATTGAACCCGTACAGGGTGGTGGTCAGTGGTCACCATCCCGAGTACCCGACTGGCAGAATAATGACATCTATAGAACAGTACCAGAGACAGGGTGGTCGATTCATGTATCTCGGGGGGAACGGATTCTACTGGGTCACAGGCTATCATTCAAAAAAACCCATCATCGAAGTGCGTCGTGGGGAGGTCGGGGAACAGGCGTGGATACCGGAACCGGGGGAACGCTATCACGAATTCACGGGAAAAAAAGGCGGACTGTGGACGAAACGGGGATGGGCGCCACAGAAGTTAGTCGGTGTTGGGTTCAGTGGCCAGTACGAGATCAATGGACGGCCCTATTATCGCCTTCCAGATAGTTATCGGCGCGAGGTTTCGTTCATATTCCAGGGTATCGACAGTGATACGATTGACACTAGCGAGAGGGATGGCGGGGGCGAGCCCACCGGTCCAGCTAGCGGTGAAGTCGACCGATACGACACCGCGCTGGGCTCACCCGAAGACGCGTACGTGCTCGCCGCCTCGATTGGCCATTCAAAGAACTGTCACCGTGTCATAGAGGAGTTACAGTGCAACGTTCCCTACCGTGACGGTCGAACCGATCCTGAAGTTCGTGCCGATATCGTCTACTATCGGACTCCCGAAGATGGAGGGGTCTTCTCGGTCGGGTCTATGGCGTGGATCGAATCCTTGTTGGTCGATGGAACGGACAACAGCGTGTCACAGATTACGGAAAACGTTCTCAGAGAATTCATGAGTGATGGGTCTCTCCCCACAGAATCGAACCCGTAG
- a CDS encoding ABC transporter permease subunit, translating into MSTIESLYRKVSEKSRVYDVVRDKTETHHLLLSSYVLLISTVFVGSMTILALYSLQPSNTFTLADWTVSNYVEIFQGKLYKEFLFNSFRIGVITTGISLLVCYPAAYALGRKITRFRRPILMLLIMPLLTSVVMRVYGWTVFLVKDGIISTLYSTLFSGSMPSLLYTEGATILGTTYIYLPFMLFPIYLSIANINPSVIEAARDLGAGKLVTFRRIILPQSKPGVIIGTLFVFILSTGAEIEASMLGGNAIATVATDIKRSFGFVQDWPMGSAKAILLLLVSLVAGVVILRIVSLEEIAVRSGGATETTDQHTSRAESAVWYGYVLLTVVFLNLPILGVITASFYDGVAFTFPYKFTLESYMAAVTSGAVYDAVGTSLKIAIPVTILSTLIGGAAGIGYARYQFRGREAFKIGALLPIFFPLLLTGLAMALWFDLLGIQRGILATILGHTTWMSPIVMFVVVLKAIAIDPHVEEAAKDLGAGFYTQYKEITLPLVSNGLISGALFAFILSWNNYYISAYLSGPTDTVTTWIRGQIAFGYDPVVSAFTAMIIYSIIPFIVIVFILEVRDKKQD; encoded by the coding sequence ATGAGCACGATCGAATCCCTATACAGGAAAGTATCCGAGAAAAGCAGGGTCTACGACGTAGTCAGAGACAAAACGGAAACTCATCATCTGTTGCTATCATCATATGTGCTTTTGATCTCGACCGTATTTGTCGGTTCGATGACTATTTTGGCTCTGTACTCCCTACAGCCAAGTAACACATTCACATTGGCAGATTGGACGGTAAGCAACTACGTGGAGATATTCCAAGGCAAGCTGTACAAGGAGTTTCTCTTCAACAGCTTTCGGATTGGAGTGATCACTACCGGTATTTCTCTGCTCGTCTGTTATCCCGCAGCATATGCACTCGGACGGAAAATCACTCGGTTCCGTCGACCCATTCTGATGCTGTTGATCATGCCTTTGTTGACCAGCGTCGTGATGCGTGTGTACGGATGGACGGTGTTCCTCGTCAAAGACGGTATAATTTCGACCCTCTATAGCACGCTCTTTTCGGGATCAATGCCATCACTCCTGTACACCGAGGGGGCTACGATTCTGGGCACAACCTACATATATCTGCCGTTCATGTTGTTCCCAATATATTTATCAATTGCCAATATAAATCCCTCAGTGATCGAGGCTGCGCGTGATCTGGGAGCGGGCAAATTGGTCACGTTTCGCCGGATCATACTTCCACAGTCCAAACCGGGGGTAATAATCGGGACACTGTTCGTATTCATCCTCTCCACGGGCGCGGAAATAGAGGCGTCCATGCTGGGAGGAAACGCCATAGCAACGGTCGCGACCGACATCAAGCGTTCGTTCGGATTCGTTCAGGACTGGCCGATGGGATCCGCCAAAGCGATACTCTTGCTCCTAGTTTCACTCGTGGCGGGTGTGGTGATTCTACGCATCGTGAGTCTTGAAGAGATTGCCGTCCGCTCTGGCGGTGCAACTGAAACCACGGATCAGCACACTTCGCGTGCTGAATCAGCAGTCTGGTATGGATACGTACTCCTGACTGTGGTCTTTCTGAACCTGCCGATACTTGGTGTCATCACTGCGTCATTTTACGATGGGGTTGCGTTCACATTCCCCTACAAATTCACTCTCGAATCGTACATGGCAGCCGTGACATCGGGGGCTGTCTACGACGCCGTTGGTACCTCTCTCAAGATCGCCATCCCGGTAACGATACTGTCCACTCTCATCGGCGGTGCCGCTGGAATCGGATACGCTCGCTACCAGTTCAGAGGGCGGGAAGCCTTCAAAATTGGTGCCCTGCTTCCCATATTTTTCCCCTTGCTGCTGACCGGCCTTGCGATGGCACTTTGGTTCGACTTGTTGGGAATACAACGAGGTATTCTCGCTACCATCCTCGGTCACACGACCTGGATGTCACCCATCGTCATGTTTGTCGTAGTTCTGAAAGCCATCGCAATTGACCCACACGTCGAAGAAGCAGCAAAGGACCTTGGTGCCGGGTTTTATACGCAATACAAGGAGATTACCCTCCCCCTCGTCTCTAATGGACTCATCTCGGGTGCTCTTTTTGCATTCATCCTGTCTTGGAATAACTACTACATATCCGCCTACCTGTCTGGGCCCACAGACACGGTCACGACCTGGATACGAGGACAGATTGCGTTCGGGTACGACCCAGTCGTTTCGGCGTTCACAGCTATGATCATTTATTCTATAATACCATTCATTGTTATTGTATTTATACTAGAAGTAAGGGATAAAAAGCAAGATTAA
- a CDS encoding ABC transporter ATP-binding protein, producing MLQIRNLTKQYGKTEAVSDVSFDIDQGEFVSLVGPSGSGKTTILRILSGHLSPTDGTIELRSEDITDTSPQQRPTSQVFQSLALFPHLTVRENVLFPIRLQDRDAQQVDKWLRRVQLDPEEYADKNPAELSGGERQRVALARSLAYEPDILLLDEPLASLDYVLRKELQRELTRLQTKLGRTFVYVTHSLEAAMLLSDRIIVLNQGTIVEQGTPSEIYNQPETRFVADFMGDANIFPISVKSRTNGHIEVISDSLDTEIKLSARSDLASEFTHMVVRHTQCEVRPDPTEATSLAVEIDSIMFKSNNAIVETTSLDGANRYVSEMPYDRVHERGLSEGDECYIQWDPESAILTTE from the coding sequence ATGCTACAAATAAGGAACCTAACCAAGCAGTATGGAAAGACAGAAGCGGTTAGTGACGTCTCTTTCGACATAGACCAAGGGGAGTTCGTTTCGCTAGTCGGGCCTAGCGGGTCGGGCAAAACGACGATTCTCCGGATTCTCTCTGGTCATTTGTCTCCAACAGACGGCACGATAGAACTGCGGTCGGAAGATATCACTGACACGTCTCCACAACAACGGCCAACCAGTCAGGTCTTTCAATCTCTAGCGCTGTTTCCTCACCTGACCGTCCGGGAAAACGTGTTGTTTCCCATTCGGCTCCAAGATCGGGATGCCCAGCAGGTGGACAAGTGGCTACGAAGAGTCCAATTAGATCCAGAAGAGTATGCCGATAAAAACCCGGCTGAGTTGAGTGGTGGGGAACGACAGCGAGTGGCGCTTGCACGCTCTCTCGCGTACGAACCGGACATCTTGCTCCTGGACGAACCTCTGGCCTCTCTCGATTATGTCCTTCGTAAGGAACTCCAGCGTGAACTCACCAGGCTCCAAACCAAATTGGGACGCACCTTCGTATACGTCACTCACTCCCTCGAGGCCGCGATGCTTTTGAGCGATCGTATTATCGTTCTGAATCAGGGGACTATAGTCGAACAAGGAACTCCGAGCGAGATCTACAATCAGCCAGAAACGCGCTTTGTTGCTGACTTCATGGGCGATGCCAACATCTTCCCCATCAGCGTCAAAAGCAGAACGAACGGACACATCGAGGTAATTAGCGACAGCCTGGATACCGAAATTAAACTGTCTGCTCGAAGTGATCTTGCCAGCGAGTTCACCCATATGGTTGTACGACATACCCAGTGTGAGGTACGACCCGACCCAACAGAGGCGACGTCCCTCGCTGTCGAAATAGATAGCATAATGTTCAAATCAAATAACGCAATCGTGGAGACGACGTCCCTGGACGGGGCCAACAGATACGTCTCAGAGATGCCATATGATCGCGTCCACGAGCGGGGCTTGTCCGAGGGAGATGAGTGTTATATTCAGTGGGATCCTGAGTCGGCTATCCTGACAACGGAGTAA
- a CDS encoding RNA-guided endonuclease InsQ/TnpB family protein, translating to MTDAHALVKTLVFQLDIQSDNEGLLKDACLDARRAYNETIRLAKQGAAWGAIPDRVAEDVALVKNTTQRIVAKALDAMETYHEYDDFGQPSHTKVGPYPLRANYGEGYNLSRTDDGNIAFRISAKPHQHVTGTLEGCDAHIDILTTALTTSRWQLTTAEVLWCGGTPELHVNVTNTTRTVRDKQDSRTVVGVDVNEDNVALVALSEDAIEETLVIEFPEIKSERHRYFTMRKRLQKAGKSSIHDTLEERENRFVRDRLHKLSRHIVRWCQQFVAPCIVFEDLKGMREGLDYGSRMNRRLHHLPFRALQSYTSYKAAFEGIPTAWIDPEYTSQRCPQCGHTARSNRRRKRFTCGACGHHDHADRSAGVNIAVKSIESQQRWTVPALNSLPQVRTVRRQASGAVDAPTVTHSTDGGSQTDGSVGVLD from the coding sequence GTGACCGACGCGCACGCTCTCGTGAAGACACTGGTTTTTCAACTCGACATCCAGAGTGACAACGAGGGCTTGCTCAAAGACGCCTGTCTCGACGCACGCCGAGCGTACAACGAAACCATTCGTCTCGCCAAACAAGGCGCGGCTTGGGGTGCGATCCCCGACCGAGTGGCCGAAGACGTAGCCCTCGTGAAGAACACGACACAGCGGATCGTTGCCAAGGCACTCGACGCCATGGAAACCTACCACGAGTACGACGACTTCGGGCAACCAAGTCACACGAAAGTCGGTCCATACCCGCTCCGGGCCAACTACGGAGAAGGCTACAATTTGTCACGCACTGACGACGGCAACATCGCGTTCCGAATCAGTGCGAAACCCCACCAACACGTTACGGGCACGCTCGAGGGTTGCGACGCTCACATCGATATTCTTACGACTGCCCTCACGACCAGTCGGTGGCAGCTGACGACTGCCGAAGTTCTGTGGTGTGGTGGCACACCCGAGTTGCACGTCAACGTCACCAATACCACTCGGACGGTCCGTGACAAGCAGGATTCACGAACGGTCGTTGGCGTCGACGTGAATGAGGACAATGTCGCCCTGGTTGCACTTTCGGAGGACGCCATCGAAGAGACGCTGGTCATTGAGTTTCCCGAGATCAAGTCGGAGCGTCACCGCTACTTCACCATGCGAAAACGCCTGCAGAAGGCAGGGAAATCGAGTATTCACGACACGCTTGAAGAACGAGAGAACCGGTTCGTTCGTGACCGACTGCACAAACTGTCTCGGCACATCGTGCGCTGGTGCCAGCAGTTCGTGGCTCCGTGCATCGTCTTTGAAGACCTCAAAGGGATGCGTGAGGGTCTCGACTACGGCTCACGGATGAACAGACGCTTGCACCACCTCCCCTTCCGTGCGCTTCAATCCTACACGTCGTACAAAGCCGCATTTGAAGGGATCCCAACAGCGTGGATCGATCCGGAATACACGAGTCAGCGGTGTCCACAATGCGGCCACACTGCTCGATCAAATCGCCGACGGAAGCGATTCACATGTGGGGCCTGCGGGCATCACGATCATGCTGACCGGAGTGCAGGCGTCAATATCGCCGTGAAGAGTATCGAATCGCAGCAGCGTTGGACTGTGCCTGCTCTCAACAGCCTTCCCCAAGTTCGGACGGTGCGACGGCAGGCATCGGGGGCCGTGGACGCCCCGACCGTGACCCACTCTACCGACGGAGGGTCCCAGACCGATGGTAGCGTGGGTGTGTTAGACTAA
- a CDS encoding DUF4188 domain-containing protein, whose protein sequence is MSELVPERVTARVDGDFVVFLIGMRINSLWKVHKWLPVMLAMPRMLRELDAEPERGLLESRAWFGLRAPVVVQYWESFEHLEAYARDTEGEHLPAWKAFNRRVGEGGDVGIWHETFLVRDGEYEAVYNNMPPTGLGTVGDIVPASGRAETASGRLGRTEDDDAPVDADGHSK, encoded by the coding sequence ATGTCCGAACTCGTCCCCGAACGCGTGACCGCGCGGGTCGACGGCGACTTCGTCGTCTTCCTGATCGGCATGCGCATCAACTCGCTGTGGAAGGTCCACAAGTGGCTCCCCGTCATGCTCGCCATGCCGCGGATGCTCCGCGAACTCGACGCCGAACCGGAACGCGGCCTGCTCGAATCGCGGGCGTGGTTTGGGCTGCGAGCGCCAGTGGTGGTCCAGTACTGGGAGTCGTTCGAGCACCTGGAGGCGTACGCCCGCGACACCGAGGGCGAACATCTCCCGGCGTGGAAGGCGTTCAACCGGCGCGTCGGCGAGGGCGGCGACGTGGGGATCTGGCACGAGACGTTCCTCGTCAGGGACGGCGAGTACGAGGCCGTCTACAACAACATGCCCCCGACGGGGCTCGGCACGGTCGGCGACATCGTCCCCGCGTCCGGGCGCGCCGAGACGGCGTCCGGACGGCTGGGCCGGACCGAGGACGACGACGCGCCTGTGGATGCGGACGGGCACTCAAAGTAG
- a CDS encoding MFS transporter, with protein sequence MRERWLYAWGLGSVAFGGASLLVPLYIVQLGGSAVQLGLLAATAAGIGAPGAILFGRLANRITHRRPLVLVTLLVGGVVLALVPTLTDITAVIVANAALWLVVGSIAPVLTMLVVDDAPEAVWDERIGLLNAYQGYGWAAGLVLGTVWPLVGRRVFDTATVTPALFWLLAGCADASTVWAARSLPRSAPTDHVTSARQARRIARLLSASNRGVKTATFAFSPNRLYWTTRGLHPRRLLDRDRRPPALTTYLVAATLFFTGFAVFWAPLPLFLTDVGFDSGTIFGVSLAASAASALLYRRVGTVASRVDVRLLQAGALAVRGALFPAILLVAGVGGLALELGIAVVGLAAIGVTWAVIAVVGTAIVTRLAPPAVRGEVLGVHTALGALAGGVGSVLGGWVATFGYAAAFGVAGGLVFLGAALVFSLRALSGGERTTARPDGAQSADPPPVALPTDASEAGRFG encoded by the coding sequence ATGCGCGAGCGGTGGCTGTACGCGTGGGGGCTCGGATCGGTGGCCTTCGGCGGTGCCTCCCTGCTCGTCCCGCTGTACATCGTTCAACTCGGGGGCTCGGCGGTTCAGCTCGGTCTCCTCGCGGCGACGGCCGCGGGCATCGGCGCGCCGGGTGCGATCCTGTTCGGCCGTCTCGCCAACCGCATCACCCACCGCCGGCCGCTCGTGCTGGTGACGCTGCTCGTGGGCGGCGTCGTACTCGCTCTCGTGCCGACCCTGACCGACATCACGGCGGTCATCGTCGCCAACGCGGCACTCTGGCTGGTCGTCGGGTCCATCGCGCCCGTGTTGACGATGCTCGTCGTCGACGACGCCCCCGAAGCCGTCTGGGACGAGCGCATCGGCCTGTTGAACGCGTACCAGGGCTACGGGTGGGCGGCCGGCCTCGTTCTCGGGACGGTCTGGCCGCTCGTCGGGAGGCGAGTCTTCGACACGGCGACGGTCACGCCCGCGCTGTTCTGGCTGCTCGCCGGCTGTGCGGACGCGAGCACGGTGTGGGCGGCCCGATCGCTCCCCCGTTCCGCCCCGACCGATCACGTCACGAGCGCCCGGCAGGCGCGCCGGATCGCGCGGCTGCTGTCGGCGTCGAACCGCGGCGTCAAGACCGCCACCTTTGCGTTCTCCCCGAACCGGCTGTACTGGACGACCCGTGGGCTCCACCCGCGTCGCCTCCTCGACCGGGACCGGCGCCCCCCGGCGCTGACGACGTACCTCGTCGCGGCCACCCTCTTTTTCACCGGGTTCGCCGTCTTCTGGGCGCCGCTCCCGCTCTTTCTCACCGACGTGGGCTTCGACTCCGGGACGATATTCGGCGTCTCCCTCGCCGCGAGCGCCGCCTCCGCGCTCCTCTACCGGCGCGTCGGGACGGTCGCCTCGCGGGTCGACGTCCGCCTCCTGCAGGCCGGGGCGCTCGCCGTCCGGGGGGCGCTCTTTCCCGCGATACTGCTGGTCGCCGGCGTCGGCGGCCTGGCGCTCGAACTCGGGATCGCGGTCGTCGGTCTCGCCGCCATCGGCGTGACGTGGGCGGTCATCGCGGTCGTCGGGACGGCCATCGTCACCCGCCTCGCGCCGCCCGCCGTCCGGGGCGAGGTGCTGGGCGTCCACACGGCGCTCGGCGCCCTGGCTGGTGGCGTCGGGAGTGTTCTCGGCGGCTGGGTCGCCACCTTCGGCTACGCGGCGGCTTTCGGCGTCGCCGGCGGTCTCGTCTTTCTCGGGGCCGCCCTCGTGTTCTCGCTCCGGGCGCTCTCCGGCGGGGAGCGCACGACTGCGAGGCCCGACGGGGCACAGTCGGCCGACCCCCCGCCCGTCGCTCTTCCCACCGACGCGAGCGAGGCGGGTCGATTCGGCTGA
- a CDS encoding site-2 protease family protein, which translates to MRSFTITRIWGIPIRINTSLLIFLPILAWLIGSGQQIELYAGLIEGLTGVGFDLARLRAGSTPWLIGIVAAVGLFVSVTIHELGHSWVAMRYGLEIESITLWILGGLAALKTFPKEWNREFWIAIAGPVSSLLVAAVCYVGVLLVPASLQVPRFVIGWLAIVNVTLVVFNLLPAFPMDGGRILRALLARSRPYGTATRIAARIGVLFAFLFAIVGVLNFQIILLLLAFFIYGAATTESKTVLLDELFEGLTVGDIMTRDPATVATTTAVDEFGTQMLRDRQPVHLVVDADGAPVGVVTLDDLKKARTQDRTTAVGDIMRDVARVAPTDDAFDTLVELQGTGGLDAIVRQDGELVGILSEADYAHAMTIQRGFRSGVGG; encoded by the coding sequence ATGCGAAGTTTCACCATCACTCGCATCTGGGGTATCCCCATCCGGATCAACACCTCGCTGTTGATCTTCCTGCCCATCCTCGCGTGGCTGATCGGGAGCGGACAGCAGATCGAACTGTACGCCGGGCTGATCGAGGGACTCACCGGCGTCGGCTTCGACCTCGCCCGTCTCCGTGCCGGGTCGACGCCGTGGCTGATCGGCATCGTGGCGGCGGTCGGCCTGTTCGTCAGCGTGACGATCCACGAACTCGGGCACTCGTGGGTCGCGATGCGCTACGGCCTCGAAATCGAGTCGATCACGCTGTGGATCCTCGGTGGCCTGGCGGCGCTGAAGACGTTCCCGAAGGAGTGGAACCGGGAGTTCTGGATCGCCATCGCCGGGCCGGTGTCGAGCCTCCTCGTCGCCGCGGTCTGTTATGTGGGCGTTCTCCTCGTGCCGGCCTCGCTGCAGGTCCCGCGGTTCGTCATCGGCTGGCTCGCGATCGTGAACGTCACGCTCGTGGTGTTCAACCTCCTCCCGGCGTTTCCGATGGACGGCGGACGCATCCTGCGTGCGCTTCTTGCCCGCTCGCGCCCGTACGGCACCGCGACCCGCATCGCCGCCCGGATCGGCGTCCTCTTTGCGTTCCTCTTTGCCATCGTGGGCGTCCTCAACTTCCAGATCATCCTCCTGCTCCTCGCCTTTTTCATCTACGGAGCGGCCACGACCGAGTCCAAGACGGTCCTCCTCGACGAACTCTTCGAGGGCCTGACCGTCGGCGACATCATGACTCGGGATCCGGCGACCGTCGCCACGACGACGGCCGTCGACGAGTTCGGGACGCAGATGCTCCGGGACCGCCAGCCCGTCCACCTCGTGGTCGACGCGGACGGGGCGCCCGTCGGGGTCGTCACGCTCGACGATCTGAAGAAGGCCCGCACGCAGGATCGAACGACGGCCGTCGGCGACATCATGCGCGACGTAGCGCGCGTGGCACCGACCGACGACGCCTTCGATACGCTCGTGGAACTGCAGGGGACCGGTGGTCTCGACGCCATCGTCCGGCAGGACGGCGAACTGGTCGGAATCCTCTCCGAGGCCGACTACGCCCACGCCATGACGATCCAGCGGGGCTTCCGGAGCGGTGTTGGCGGGTGA
- a CDS encoding acetamidase/formamidase family protein: MSEQIQQELDVDRFTLGLVGPDQEWAGTVADGGTVRTHTPPACWGPMITPEFRGGHEVTRPIRVENAEPGDALVVRIVDVDVTSVATSTGSMAEREGAFGDDPFVDHRCPECGTAWPESVVEGIGEESIRCAECGANASSFGFEFGYTVAFDDDRSVGLTVGEEGATDLAERAAEAMALPEHSRQHPILLYRPDEMPGTLGRLQPFIGNIGTTPPRELPDSHNAGDFGQFLIGAGHDWGLPDEDALADRTDGHMDSNDVRPGAVLICPVKVDGAGLYVGDLHANQGDGELSLHTTDVSGRTELEVEVIKGLDVDGPLLLPTVEDLPDIAKPYTDAEREAGAGLAAQYGVDEVTDAAPIQVIGSGATINDATDNAFDRAGDLLDMTEGEVRARCTFSGGVEIARLPGVVQLSMLAPMDRLEAVGLADVVREQYDR, from the coding sequence ATGTCCGAACAGATACAACAGGAACTCGACGTCGACCGGTTCACCCTCGGCCTCGTCGGGCCGGACCAGGAGTGGGCTGGCACCGTCGCCGACGGCGGGACGGTGCGCACTCACACGCCGCCGGCGTGCTGGGGGCCGATGATCACCCCCGAGTTTCGCGGCGGCCACGAGGTGACCCGGCCGATCCGGGTCGAGAACGCCGAACCCGGCGACGCGCTGGTCGTCCGGATCGTGGACGTCGACGTAACGAGTGTCGCCACGAGCACCGGGAGCATGGCCGAACGCGAGGGTGCCTTCGGTGACGATCCCTTCGTCGATCACCGGTGTCCCGAGTGTGGTACGGCGTGGCCCGAAAGCGTCGTCGAGGGTATCGGCGAGGAGTCGATCCGGTGTGCGGAGTGTGGCGCCAACGCCTCCTCCTTCGGCTTCGAGTTCGGCTACACCGTCGCCTTCGACGACGACCGCTCGGTCGGGCTGACCGTCGGCGAGGAGGGGGCGACCGATCTGGCCGAGCGGGCCGCCGAGGCGATGGCCCTGCCCGAACACTCCCGGCAGCATCCGATCTTGCTCTACAGGCCCGACGAGATGCCGGGAACGCTCGGGCGCCTCCAGCCCTTCATCGGCAATATCGGCACGACGCCGCCCCGGGAGTTGCCGGACTCCCACAACGCGGGCGACTTCGGGCAGTTCCTCATCGGCGCCGGCCACGACTGGGGCCTCCCCGACGAGGACGCCCTCGCCGACCGCACCGACGGGCACATGGACTCCAACGACGTGCGGCCCGGTGCCGTCCTGATCTGTCCGGTGAAGGTCGACGGCGCCGGCCTCTACGTCGGCGACCTGCACGCCAACCAGGGCGACGGCGAACTCTCCCTGCACACGACCGACGTGAGCGGCCGCACGGAACTGGAGGTGGAGGTGATCAAGGGCCTCGACGTCGACGGGCCGCTCCTCCTCCCGACCGTGGAGGACCTGCCGGACATCGCGAAGCCGTACACGGACGCCGAACGCGAGGCGGGCGCCGGCCTGGCCGCGCAGTACGGCGTCGACGAGGTGACCGACGCCGCCCCGATCCAGGTGATCGGCTCCGGGGCGACGATCAACGACGCCACGGACAACGCCTTCGACCGCGCGGGCGACTTGCTCGACATGACAGAAGGCGAGGTGCGGGCACGCTGTACCTTCTCCGGCGGGGTCGAGATCGCGCGCCTGCCGGGCGTCGTCCAGTTGTCGATGCTCGCCCCGATGGACCGCCTCGAAGCCGTCGGACTCGCGGACGTGGTTCGCGAGCAGTACGACCGCTAG